The Ancylothrix sp. D3o DNA segment TGTTTTGCCTTTCTCTAAATGTAATCCCCAGGCTAATGCAGCGATTTCTTTCTGATTATATCGCACAAATTCGCCTAGCTGCCGGCGCCATTTTTCTTCTGTAACATTAGGCTGGATAGGATTGCCAAACATGATGTTTTCTGCCTTCTTTTCGGAGTGAGATTTCGGAATGTTTTCTACTTTATCACGGGTGGGGCTGATTTTTATGCTCGTATTCCCATTTGCACTTGCCATAAACCGGCATATATGCCTTTTTGTTCGAGCAGTTGTTCATGCCGGCCCCATTCTATAAGTTTGCCATGTTCCATGACATAAATGCAATCAGCATTTCTGACTGTTGATAGCCGGTGTGCAATAGCAATGGTAGTGCGGTTTTGGGTAATGCGTTCTAGGGATTTTTGAATAGCTGCTTCTGTTTCGTTATCTACAGCGGAGGTGGCTTCATCTAATATTAATATTGGCGGGTTTTTGAGGATGGCGCGAGCAATTGCTAATCTTTGTCTTTGTCCGCCAGAAAGTTTTTGTCCCCGTTCTCCTACAATCGTATCATAACCCTGGGGAAGTTGGGTAATAAATTCGTGGGCTTCTGCTATTTTTGCCGCTTCTATGATTGCTTCAAAGGTGGCATTAAACGTGCCGTAGGCGATATTTTCTGATACGGTTCCATGAAATAAAAATACATCTTGGCTGACTAATCCAATGGCTTGCCGCAAGTCTTTTAATTGAATTTGTTTGATGTCGGTTCCATCAATAGTAATCGTCCCTGATTCAATTTCGTAAAGGCGCAATAATAGCTTGACTAAAGTGCTTTTTCCGCTGCCGGTTGAACCGACAATCGCAATGGTTGCACCGGCGGGAATTTGCAGGCTCAAATTTTGAATCACCGGCCTCCTATTTGGATAGGCAAAAGCGACATCTTTTAGCTCAATTTCACCGCGTACCCATTCCACCGGCAAAGCTTTATCCCCAGAATGAATTTCTATGGGAGTGTCTAATAAATTCAGCACTCTTGTGGTAGAAGCCATTGCTCTTTGATATTGATCAAACGTTTCTCCCAATCGCGTTAAAGGCCATAACAACCGCTGAATTAAAAACACTAAAACGCTATAAGTTCCCACCGACATTTTACCATTCACAGCTTCCATCCCACCATAAAGTAATAAAGCCGTAAACCCCACCAAAATAATCATCCGAATTAGGGGAACAAAGGCAGCAGAAAGGGTAATTGCACGGCGGTTACTTTGGCGATATGCTTCACTTTCTCTCTCGATACGTTTGGCTTCGTAGGCTTCGGCGGTGAAGCTTTTAATCGTGGTAATTCCTTGCAAATTATTGGCTAATTGTCCATTGAGTAAACTGACTTTTTCCCGCACCTCTGCATACCGGGGTGCAAGCAAACCTTGAAATAAAACAGAACCCCACAAAATAAATGGCATCGGTAACATCGCCATCCACGCCACACTCGGCGCCAGAATGAAAAATGCACCGCCAATAATAATAACGGTGGCGCTGACTTGCAAGATTTCATTTGCACCAAAATCAAGGAATCTTTCGAGTTGATTAATGTCATCGCTGAGGATAGACATCAAAGCGCCGGTGCTGCGTTCTTCAAAGTAAGATATTTCTAATTCTTGAATGTGGCGGTAGGCATCTTGTCTTAAATTATGCTGGATAGATTGACCTAAATTTCGCCATAGTCTTGCATAAGC contains these protein-coding regions:
- a CDS encoding ABC transporter ATP-binding protein; protein product: MTKTAHPLRRLFNYGKQYQIQIWQATVCSILNKIFDLAPPALIGAAVDVIVKQEDSLIAKWGVKDVFSQFIILSILTVIVWILESIFEYAYARLWRNLGQSIQHNLRQDAYRHIQELEISYFEERSTGALMSILSDDINQLERFLDFGANEILQVSATVIIIGGAFFILAPSVAWMAMLPMPFILWGSVLFQGLLAPRYAEVREKVSLLNGQLANNLQGITTIKSFTAEAYEAKRIERESEAYRQSNRRAITLSAAFVPLIRMIILVGFTALLLYGGMEAVNGKMSVGTYSVLVFLIQRLLWPLTRLGETFDQYQRAMASTTRVLNLLDTPIEIHSGDKALPVEWVRGEIELKDVAFAYPNRRPVIQNLSLQIPAGATIAIVGSTGSGKSTLVKLLLRLYEIESGTITIDGTDIKQIQLKDLRQAIGLVSQDVFLFHGTVSENIAYGTFNATFEAIIEAAKIAEAHEFITQLPQGYDTIVGERGQKLSGGQRQRLAIARAILKNPPILILDEATSAVDNETEAAIQKSLERITQNRTTIAIAHRLSTVRNADCIYVMEHGKLIEWGRHEQLLEQKGIYAGLWQVQMGIRA